TGATAATACTTGCGAATACCAAACACAATGGAATAGGCTTCCTTATCAATCTGCGAATACTTTTGCTGAGTGCGAGTCAATGTCTGAGAAGCGTATTGAAGTGGGCGCTCTGTTCCATCCGGGAACCGATGACTAAGAACAGCCCCTACGCCGTAAGGCGAAGCATCGGTCGCAAGTACCAGAGGAAGATTAGTATCGAAATGGACCAAAAATCTATCAGACTGCATCTCTTTCTTCACCAAATTGAACGATTCGTCGCACTTCATCTTTGAGAAGATTGTTAAGCGGGTAAAGAATTGTGCTAAGGTTTGGAAAGAAACGACCATAGTAACTAACAAGCCCGACAAACGAACGTACTTGATCTTTATCGGCTGGAACAGGCATACTCTGAATTGCATCTACCTTCGATGATAGTTTATGGATACCACGCTTATCCACTGAATAGCCACAGTAATCGATTTGGCTTGAAAAGAACTCACACTTTTCACGATTGGCACGCATACCATGTGTCTCTAAACGCCTAAGCACTTCTTCTAATCTGCGCAAATGGGACTCGTCATCAGGCCCCGTGACACGAATGTCGTCGATAAAAACAGTAACACCTGGAATGCCCTGCAATATCTGTTCCATCAATCTTTGAAACACAGCTGGGGCGGAAGCCACACCATACATCAATCTGGTGGGACGATATAGTCCTTTGTGAGTACTAAGTGTCAGTAAACACCTGTCCTCCACTCGGACTTCGAGCTGCAAATAAGCCTGTGACAAatctatttttgaaaatttgtctcCTCCCGCGACTGTCGCAAACAACTCCTCAACCGTTGGTAATGGATGGTCGTCTACCAGTAAATTGGGATTGATGGTGATTTTGTAGTCACCGCACAACCTGACCTTGCCACCAGCTTTTCTAACTGGAACAACAGGTGTAGCCCAATCAGAATGATCAATTTTCTCCCAAATGCCATCCTTAACAAGCCTATCTATTTCAGTTTCTACCGCATCGCGTACCGAAAATGCTACTGGCCGTTGCTTTATGTACACCGGTTGTACATCCGCGCGCATATTTAGAGTAGCCTGAACACCTGTCATTTTTCCAATGCTCCCATCGAAAACACGAGAATATTTGTCCAATATTTTTGACAATGCATTGGGAGTCGATTTGCAAGAattggaatttgaaattgaatgtaCTCCAGGTTTGAAAACGCTATTGAAATCGATATTTAATCGAAGCAACCAGTCACGACCCAAAATTGGATGTCTGTTAGACTCCGCCACATGTAAAGGTAGTGTGAGCGCATCACCGTTCGAATGTGTATTAACCATAATTTTCCCGAGAACATTAATATCGGTGTCGCAATAACTTACCAGTTTTGTAACAGTCGGGTGGATAGGGAAGTCCTTGAAGTACCGTATTTGGTCGTGGGAACTAATTAGGGAAACCGGTGATCCAGTATCTACCTCGAAAGTCAGCGTCCTCCCATCAATCGTTAGATCCAGCATGAATTTGTCGGCAAACCCCGGCATGCTTCGCAGGTGAAAGACATCTTTGATTACAGGTGAGTCTTCGATGTGGTGTGTAACAGCCTTCTCCTTCGGGTTTCCACGTAATTTCGTTTGGCAAACTTTCTCCAAGTGTCCTTTGCGTTTGCAGTAATTACATATGGTTGACTGATGTCTGCACTTGTTGGCAAAGTGACCTGGATCTCCGCATCGGTAGCAAGCTTTCTCCTGAGACGAGTATTTAGACGTTGTTTTCGGCGCCGACATTTTCGtactcatcttcttcttcttctgacgTCCTTGTTCCAGAAATTGAACCTCCGATTTAGAAACCGTTCCATGCATTTCGTCAGTACCTCTATGTGACATTTCCATGCTGAAAGCGATTTCCTTTGCTTTCTCTAGAGTCAATGCACGTACCTCCAGTAAACGGGATTGAATGGTACGATTCCGTAATCCGAAAACAAACTGATTCCGGATGGCAGTTTCCAAATGGGCACCAAAGTTGCATGTCTGTGCCAGTTTTTCGAGGTCCGTTATGTAGTCGCACAGGGCTTCATGGTCCAACTGCTTCCTACAGATGAATTTGTAGTTTTCCAAGATCTCCAGTGGCGCCGGACTGTAATGTGCTTTTAGAAGCACAACGATGTCGTTGTATGTACGGGTTTCCGGGGAACGGTTCTGCAACTTATTGCACAAAACATCGTACGTTGGACCACCCATGAAGTGCAGCAAGTAATCTCGCCTGTCAGCCTGAGCAACCTTGTAGATCCGGAACGAAATTTCTAAGCGCTCCAACCAGCGGTCAAATTTAGCAGTTGCTGCGTTGAAAGGCTCGAAACTGAACGAAACAGGCATAACAGCAGGCGTGGCATTTGAGGAAGCAGTAGGATCGGCGAGCGCCATCTTGGCAGAACAAAAATCACTTTTCGCGGAAGAAATTTAGCGTTTTCTCGAACTTTTCCTCTTCTCGTCGCCAAATATTGTAAACCCGCGGTAGCCCGGATCACGAATATAGCACAAACGAAAGTATTTACTGTATAAACTaactttatttatatatttttacagAGAGCAAGTATGAACGTGTTTCTCTCGTGACTACTCGTTTGTTCTGACCGGTAACGTGTTCGCCCAAGTGGTGCGTCGTTGACGGAAGTAGGAAAACGCTTTCTCTCGTTGCGGTTGGCAGCGTCCAGTGCTGCCAGGTTATAACACCTTCTATCAGATTTGTGTGTTTTTCTACCGAATTTGACGAATTTGTAAAACATTTTCGTTAATAATTGTATACTTTTTCCGCCTGTTGGTTGattatttcaaagaaaatccgaaTACAGTAAAACGGTCCAGGTAAATCTGAGTAGACGAGCGTGATCAGGGGAGCGATCCAAGCCGGAGGCAGCGttgcaaaaaatgtttcttcCTAGCAATTGTCTGAATGTGTGTTCTATTGTTACCCATCAAAAACAACAAAGAGAATGACACAATTCCGCAAAAGTAAAGGTTCTCAACACATCGGAGATCCACTTTTGCGTACAATCCACCTACACCATACACACAGCCGCTTCCGCTGTCGTTGCTGGTCGGGGCAGAGTTCTCCGCCGATTGGCGTTCGTGATACTCCTGGAAGCAGGGCGCAATGCACAAGTTCGTCTGGCACTCGGGACAGTGGTACTTGGTTTTCCGTCGCAGTATCCTCCTTGTGTTCCAGCAGAAATTGCAACCCAGCGCGGGACCCTCCCGTACCACCGGACAGTGGCTAGACCGTTGGCTGTCCAGGCCAGGTATTTCCTTCGATCGGCTGCTCATCTGTATGAGAAGATAGATCAATTCACTGTAAATACTGGCATTTAAGTACAAAACAAAGgtaaattttgattcaggaaATGTTAACACTTACCAAAGGAGATGAAGCAGACCGCGACAATTCGTCGCGGTCTATGCGAATTGAACTCAGGTCGGCAATAAGTAGCACTGCGGCGGTGGAGCTGGTGGTGCTGGTCGTCGTGGTGATCGTTGTGATAGGAGCACTAGCACCTCCGGTGCGTGTACCGGCAACCTCACTTCCCGATAAATGGTACTGGTGCTGCTGTTGGAGCGATTCCATATCGGAAACGAGAACAACCATTGGACTCGATGTGCGATCGGTTTTcagatgaaaacaaaaatgaaaatgacaactgtgcacgtcagtttgacaacagttgtcattttcatttttgttttcatggttcgaattgaggggcttctcaatggtcgagtgattgtaataattgtaatccgtcactccccaggggtatatagtggtgcccggaaaaatggccacccctccgtctatgtattcgtcaatggtttGATCATCCTTTCAAAGGTTGATTCTCAAAAACGGTTTCGTTTAAAATCCGACCGTCcgaacaaaatcaaaaattttataTCGGATTACTTCGGAATGGCTTCCTCTCCTTCGAAAAATGAGCAATGTTTGTTCTGCTCAATGTCGGAGTCGATGTCGGAGGATGTGGATTGGGTCCAATGTGggaaaaaatgtaggcaatggGCTCATTTCTCCTGCGCTGGCGTAGACCAGGAGGTTGTGAAAGCCGATTGGCGCTGTCAAGTGTGTGTGTTTCCGCTAGTGCGCAGCAGCTGAAGGTTCCGGACACGAGAAGCAAGACGCGAGGTGGCAAGAAGACCGGCCAAAAAGGCGATGGAGGGTCCGATCAGGGAGTTAGTTCCGATGCAGATCCAGCTGAGAAGCAGTTGGAAGAGGAACAACTCGCCAAGGAAAAGGCCTTTGCAAAGCAGATGGAGGCGCGGAAGAAGCTACTCGCTAGGCAGAAAGCGTGGAAGCAGGAACAGCTGAGGCAAGAACGAGAAATGCGGGAACTGGAGCTCCAAGTACAACGCGAGATAGAAGAGCAGCAGTTGCAGCAAGAACAGGAAATGTTGGACGCTCAACTGGCTGCggagaaggaatttttggagaagcgAGATGCGATCCGGAAGAAATTCGAAAACAGCGTCAAGAGGGTGAATGCGTCCAAGGACGAAGATGGTGCTGTCGGTGGGAGGTCGAAAAGTGAACCGGACCAGGCGGTAGAGGAGTGGCTGCAACAGTCAAGGAAGACAAACACGCAGCAGTCGGTCTCGGATGTCAGGGGAGCTTTTCCGAAAGGTGGAGTTCCACTGGGAGCAGGAGTGGTTATCAAGGCGAACAAAACGAAGTCGATGAAACCGGTAAAGGAAGTGCCTGAAATCGTCGAGAACGAGCCAGAGTCCAGCGAAGACGAAAGCAGCGAGTCGTTGGATTATCCAGCGAAAAGCCGTCACAGTCAGAGCCGGTATGGCAGCATGCAGAGTAGTCATGATTCCGACGGGCCGGGGCGTGATATTGGCCATATCTCGAAACAGCAGCTAGCCGCTCGGAAAGCGGTGTCCCAGTACCTTCCGAAGTTTCGTGGAGAGCCGGAAGTCTGGCCGCATACGACGAGCATACGACGGCGGCGTGCGGGTTCACGAACTTGGAGAACTTGAAGCGGCTGCAGGACTGTCTACAGGGAGACGCACTCGAGGCAGTCAGGAGTCGGCTAGTGCTGCCGGATTCGGTTCCGGATGATATTTGCGATCTGAGGAATCTTTTCGGAAGGCCGGAAAAGTTGCTGAAGACGCTGCTGACAAAAGTGAGGAATTCTCCTGCGCCGAGAGGAGATCGGCTGGAGACCTTCATTAACTTCGGGATTACGGTGAAGCAACTGTGCGATCATCTTGAAGCTGCACAGCTCAGAGACCACCTGAACAACCCGATGCTGGTACAGGAGTTGGTGGACAAGCTACCACCAAGCTATAAGCTGGACTGGGTCCGTTTCAAGCGTGGAAAAATTGACAGTCCACTAAGGATGTTCTCGAACTTCACCACCGAAATTGTTTCGGATGTGTCCGAGGTTACGGAGTTCACTATGTTGTCAGTGAACGAGCGAGCACGTCCTGGGAGAGAGAATCCTAGGAAGAAGGAGTTTGTGCATATGCATGAATTTGCACAGAAGTGGAGCGAAGGATCGCGGATCGAGGCAGTCAGTCGGCCGTGCTGGATCTGTGAGCGGACGGATCATTTGATCAGAAATTGCGATGAGCTCCGGCGAATGAATATCGCCGAAAGGCTTAGAGAGGTGGAGAGGCAGAAACTGTGTGGAATCTGCCTAAACAAACATGGAAATAGTCGCTGCTCGTCGAAGATCCGGTGCGTGGTGCGAGGTTGTCAAGGAAACCATCATCCTCTGTTACATCGCGTGGAAAGATCTGTGCAATTGCAGAAAGCGATATCCGACTGCACAGTGATTTTCCGTATGATGCCGGTAACGCTACACGTCGGCAAGCGTCAATACGACACCGTCGCGTTCCTGGACGAAGGGTCATCTGCGACTTTGGTCGATGATGTGGTAGCCAAACGATTGAAAGCTGAAGGTTCACTGGAGCCGTTGATAGTAACGTGGACCGGGAACATCAACCGGTTCGAAAACGAGTCCCGCTGCGTAGAGATGATGGTGGCAGCAAAGGGCTCGAAGGAGAAGTTTCCGCTGTTCAACACTCGGACAGTATCGGAGTTGCAGTTACCCAAACAGAATGTTCGATACGCAGAGGTAGTGAAGCGGTACACACATCTTGTGGGCGTGCCAGTGAAAG
The nucleotide sequence above comes from Armigeres subalbatus isolate Guangzhou_Male chromosome 3, GZ_Asu_2, whole genome shotgun sequence. Encoded proteins:
- the LOC134227790 gene encoding uncharacterized protein LOC134227790 codes for the protein MVVLVSDMESLQQQHQYHLSGSEVAGTRTGGASAPITTITTTTSTTSSTAAVLLIADLSSIRIDRDELSRSASSPLMSSRSKEIPGLDSQRSSHCPVVREGPALGCNFCWNTRRILRRKTKYHCPECQTNLCIAPCFQEYHERQSAENSAPTSNDSGSGCVYGVGGLYAKVDLRCVENLYFCGIVSFSLLFLMGNNRTHIQTIARKKHFLQRCLRLGSLP
- the LOC134221632 gene encoding uncharacterized protein K02A2.6-like, producing MALADPTASSNATPAVMPVSFSFEPFNAATAKFDRWLERLEISFRIYKVAQADRRDYLLHFMGGPTYDVLCNKLQNRSPETRTYNDIVVLLKAHYSPAPLEILENYKFICRKQLDHEALCDYITDLEKLAQTCNFGAHLETAIRNQFVFGLRNRTIQSRLLEVRALTLEKAKEIAFSMEMSHRGTDEMHGTVSKSEVQFLEQGRQKKKKMSTKMSAPKTTSKYSSQEKACYRCGDPGHFANKCRHQSTICNYCKRKGHLEKVCQTKLRGNPKEKAVTHHIEDSPVIKDVFHLRSMPGFADKFMLDLTIDGRTLTFEVDTGSPVSLISSHDQIRYFKDFPIHPTVTKLVSYCDTDINVLGKIMVNTHSNGDALTLPLHVAESNRHPILGRDWLLRLNIDFNSVFKPGVHSISNSNSCKSTPNALSKILDKYSRVFDGSIGKMTGVQATLNMRADVQPVYIKQRPVAFSVRDAVETEIDRLVKDGIWEKIDHSDWATPVVPVRKAGGKVRLCGDYKITINPNLLVDDHPLPTVEELFATVAGGDKFSKIDLSQAYLQLEVRVEDRCLLTLSTHKGLYRPTRLMYGVASAPAVFQRLMEQILQGIPGVTVFIDDIRVTGPDDESHLRRLEEVLRRLETHGMRANREKCEFFSSQIDYCGYSVDKRGIHKLSSKVDAIQSMPVPADKDQMKCDESFNLVKKEMQSDRFLVHFDTNLPLVLATDASPYGVGAVLSHRFPDGTERPLQYASQTLTRTQQKYSQIDKEAYSIVFGIRKYYQYLFGRKFTLVTDNKPVSQIFSENKGLPTMSAMRMQHYAAFLQNFDYKIRYRRSSEHCNADAMSRLPVAVTDSESEIEEPDAVEINSIQILPLTVDELGSATLADSSVRELIRGLRTDMGKVAFTNL